Proteins found in one Corynebacterium canis genomic segment:
- a CDS encoding response regulator transcription factor, which translates to MSRILIAEDDHGIADFIHRGLTAAGFACTITESGDEAFSLANSGAYDLLILDLGLPEVDGGEVLSQLRKAKNNLPVIVLTARTKIEDRVRTLEGGADDYMPKPFQFAELLARVKLRLTDRNTRDSDTNILSRGNLSLDLRTQRVHVAGKTHDLTRREASLLETFLRHPDQVLSRAQLLSKVWGMDFDPGSNVVDVYVRTLRKKIGAKRVETVRGTGYRLR; encoded by the coding sequence ATGAGCCGCATCCTGATCGCTGAAGATGATCACGGCATTGCAGACTTTATCCACCGCGGCCTCACCGCGGCAGGCTTCGCCTGCACGATTACGGAAAGCGGCGATGAGGCCTTTTCGCTGGCCAATTCGGGTGCCTACGATCTCCTGATCTTGGACTTGGGGCTGCCCGAGGTGGATGGCGGCGAGGTGCTCAGCCAATTACGAAAGGCGAAAAACAACCTCCCGGTGATCGTGCTCACGGCGCGCACGAAGATTGAAGACCGGGTGCGTACCCTGGAAGGAGGGGCCGATGATTATATGCCGAAGCCTTTTCAGTTTGCGGAATTGTTGGCGCGCGTAAAGCTGCGCCTGACGGACCGCAATACTCGGGACAGCGATACCAATATTTTGTCCCGTGGAAATCTTTCCCTTGATTTACGGACCCAACGAGTCCATGTTGCAGGCAAAACTCACGACTTGACCCGCCGCGAAGCCAGCCTGCTTGAAACGTTTTTGCGGCACCCCGACCAGGTTCTGTCCCGCGCCCAATTGCTCAGCAAGGTGTGGGGCATGGACTTTGACCCAGGCTCGAACGTCGTCGACGTGTACGTGCGCACCCTTCGCAAGAAGATCGGCGCGAAGCGCGTGGAAACGGTTCGCGGCACTGGGTATCGATTGAGGTGA
- a CDS encoding SLC13 family permease: MHDDCAATVPIKAVELPEQSGPARWSTKPPSTQEYERPRTQFSMPPWRKITPPIVGFLILVSLLTRMPEDLNSDAKLTLTTFAAAVWFWVFTDIDDTYIALSAATILTVAGVIPVSELYGTLGDDTVWLLIGAFIIASAVSASGLAERGAIGITRGVTSPRVLVHLITLTIVCTVYAVPATSGRAALVIPVFLALAHALGERDRWLTQSLSLIFPVTILFSAVGSLIGAGAHLITNQILTANSLEAISFTQWLLFGLPLALISSHGAAEVILFLTTTKEQRRSEIDINADAFSENTRALTSWEIRTLLVLIISVVLWSTENLHGIHPALVALIGGLLITCPCFGSVTLSDAIKKIPWSLLLFMASTLTMSRALSHSGAAEVLAHALLSTPSHNVFAGIIFIVTVILLSTFAHLVVQSRSARSAVLIPLVILLAPSVGVNPIAAAFISTAAAGFCHTLPASAKPLAMFKAVGNETNVDVFDEKQLLRVAVFLLPMHLVLCLVFAFGIWPLLGLPVFQ, from the coding sequence ATGCACGACGACTGTGCAGCTACAGTTCCAATAAAAGCAGTCGAACTCCCCGAACAATCCGGCCCCGCCCGGTGGTCCACCAAGCCTCCGAGCACGCAGGAATACGAACGCCCGCGTACCCAATTCTCCATGCCCCCATGGCGAAAGATCACGCCGCCGATAGTCGGCTTCCTGATCCTCGTATCGCTGCTCACCCGCATGCCGGAGGACCTCAACTCCGATGCGAAACTCACGTTGACCACCTTCGCGGCCGCGGTTTGGTTCTGGGTGTTCACGGATATCGACGATACGTATATCGCGCTCAGCGCCGCGACGATCCTCACGGTCGCCGGTGTCATCCCCGTATCCGAGCTCTATGGCACGCTCGGGGATGACACCGTGTGGCTGCTGATCGGCGCGTTTATCATCGCATCTGCTGTATCCGCCTCCGGCCTCGCGGAGCGGGGCGCCATCGGTATCACCCGCGGCGTGACCTCGCCGCGCGTCCTTGTCCACCTCATTACCCTGACCATCGTGTGCACCGTGTATGCGGTGCCCGCCACCTCAGGGCGCGCGGCACTGGTGATCCCAGTGTTCCTCGCCCTCGCCCACGCCCTCGGGGAACGGGATCGCTGGCTGACTCAATCGCTAAGTTTGATCTTCCCGGTGACCATCCTGTTCTCCGCCGTGGGTTCCCTAATCGGCGCCGGCGCGCACCTGATCACCAACCAGATCCTCACCGCGAACAGCCTGGAGGCGATCAGCTTCACCCAGTGGTTGCTCTTCGGCCTGCCGCTGGCGCTCATTTCCTCCCACGGGGCGGCGGAGGTGATCCTGTTCCTGACCACCACCAAGGAACAGCGCCGCTCCGAGATCGATATCAATGCGGACGCCTTCAGCGAAAACACCCGCGCGCTGACCTCTTGGGAGATCCGCACGCTGCTGGTGTTGATTATTTCCGTGGTGCTGTGGAGCACGGAAAACCTACACGGAATCCATCCAGCCCTCGTGGCCCTGATCGGCGGCCTGCTGATCACCTGCCCGTGTTTCGGTTCCGTCACGCTCAGCGACGCGATCAAAAAGATCCCCTGGTCACTGCTGCTTTTTATGGCATCCACCCTGACCATGAGCCGCGCATTGTCCCACTCCGGTGCCGCCGAGGTACTGGCGCACGCGCTGCTCAGCACGCCGTCGCACAATGTGTTCGCCGGGATCATCTTTATCGTGACGGTGATCCTGCTCTCCACATTCGCGCACCTGGTGGTGCAATCGCGATCTGCCCGTTCCGCAGTGCTGATCCCCCTGGTGATCTTGCTGGCCCCCAGCGTGGGCGTGAACCCCATCGCCGCGGCGTTTATTTCCACCGCCGCCGCCGGGTTCTGCCACACTTTGCCGGCATCTGCTAAGCCGTTGGCCATGTTTAAGGCCGTAGGCAATGAAACCAATGTCGATGTATTCGATGAAAAACAGCTGCTCCGCGTAGCCGTATTCCTCCTGCCAATGCACCTAGTGCTGTGCCTAGTGTTTGCCTTTGGCATTTGGCCGCTGCTGGGACTTCCGGTATTCCAATAA
- a CDS encoding glycerate kinase family protein — MTVYMPERILVAPSGFKESLSAIEVADAIAAGVRRVYPGVHVDTYPVPDGGEGTLEILATRAETIPHSLEVTGPVGRSVTATWLELPNHTGVIEMASAAGLRLVPHDQRDPGATTTFGVGQLIADALDHGMRHIIVGCGDSGTSDGGAGALQALGVRILDARGAEIPAGGAALIDAAAVDTSGLHPAWKCAKVQLACNMHNVFTGPRGVAAVFGPQKGASPEQVSLLDAALTNFARLLTEHCSPTVDLYTGPGTGASGGLGAGLAALGAQLENRFDVLLGSVSAGPTGSLDELIAQADLIITAEGAIDFQTPHGKVPAEIARRAQTTGVPVLALAGSLGKGAPSVHDVGISAIASIMNVPMDFEQAVKNGGTLLADATERTMRLVQLGSAINGRSARKALRLQAV, encoded by the coding sequence ATGACTGTATATATGCCCGAGCGTATTCTTGTTGCCCCATCAGGTTTCAAGGAAAGCCTCTCCGCCATCGAAGTTGCCGACGCCATCGCCGCAGGTGTGCGGCGCGTGTACCCCGGCGTCCACGTGGACACCTACCCGGTTCCCGACGGCGGCGAAGGCACCTTGGAGATCCTGGCCACCCGCGCCGAAACCATCCCCCACAGCCTCGAAGTCACCGGCCCGGTCGGGCGCAGCGTGACCGCCACCTGGCTGGAATTGCCAAACCACACCGGCGTGATCGAAATGGCCTCCGCCGCGGGCCTGCGCTTGGTTCCGCACGACCAGCGCGACCCCGGCGCGACCACCACATTTGGGGTCGGACAGCTCATTGCGGATGCCCTGGACCACGGCATGCGGCACATCATCGTCGGCTGCGGGGATTCCGGCACCAGCGATGGTGGCGCGGGTGCCCTCCAGGCCCTTGGCGTGCGCATACTCGACGCGCGTGGAGCTGAAATCCCGGCGGGCGGTGCTGCGCTCATCGATGCCGCGGCCGTCGATACGTCTGGTTTGCATCCGGCGTGGAAATGCGCAAAGGTGCAGCTCGCCTGTAATATGCATAATGTGTTTACGGGACCGCGCGGCGTGGCCGCCGTTTTCGGGCCGCAGAAGGGGGCTTCTCCGGAGCAAGTGTCGCTTCTCGACGCCGCGCTCACCAACTTTGCTCGCCTGCTTACCGAACACTGCTCCCCCACCGTCGACCTGTACACCGGACCAGGCACCGGCGCATCCGGAGGCCTGGGTGCGGGCCTTGCCGCGCTCGGCGCACAGCTAGAAAACCGATTCGATGTGCTGTTGGGTAGCGTTTCCGCTGGACCGACCGGCTCCTTGGACGAACTCATCGCACAGGCGGACCTCATTATCACCGCCGAGGGCGCCATCGATTTCCAAACGCCACACGGCAAGGTTCCCGCCGAAATCGCGCGCCGCGCACAAACCACCGGAGTGCCCGTGCTGGCGTTGGCCGGATCGTTGGGCAAAGGGGCGCCGAGCGTGCACGATGTGGGTATCAGCGCCATCGCTTCCATCATGAACGTACCCATGGATTTCGAACAGGCTGTCAAGAATGGCGGCACCCTGCTTGCCGACGCCACGGAACGCACCATGCGGCTCGTGCAACTCGGCTCAGCCATCAATGGGCGGAGCGCGCGCAAGGCCTTAAGGCTTCAAGCTGTGTAA
- a CDS encoding Tat pathway signal protein: MKRRGFIKLALFSSVLAACSNSGTTTEDSTGAAASSAELPSELVFDSKGYTEKTTTINDVEVEYREWSGVVYVSKPVDTNYQCLNIKQPTKVGGKDVDPSGMPIVFALNIGGYISSSPNNQGGPGGPIDSTQTPPTDNPSGPPNGGGDGGEVPSGSGEQMARGQRVDVGDYALINGLTVVVPGARGRDNQADDGTYYGKAPAAIVDLKAAVRYLKANADTIPGNTNRIVSSGSSAGGALSVLLGASGDSDLYTNDLKAIGAAETSDAIHAAAGYCPITDLEYADAAYAWCFLETSDEAKELAEAFSARMKELGLKDSSGKELTADNLAEHILKTHVQPAAKRYLENLSEEDRATYEGENSWVKDDFSWEEYISYVGHKKTSPAFDKPDLSTGENILFGSSTENARHFTERGQGGKVEDDVQEAVIRMNPMRFLADEYEKRAKHWFLRVGTKDSDTSLTIVSNLDSLLRGIGDSVDTAYYWDGGHGANEDPDKFIDWVKSLG, translated from the coding sequence ATGAAACGCCGTGGATTTATCAAGCTCGCTCTATTCTCATCGGTGCTTGCGGCCTGCTCAAACAGCGGCACAACCACCGAGGATTCCACTGGTGCCGCCGCCTCCAGTGCCGAATTGCCATCTGAATTGGTGTTTGATTCGAAGGGCTATACGGAAAAGACAACCACCATCAACGATGTGGAAGTGGAATACCGGGAATGGTCCGGAGTGGTGTACGTATCCAAGCCCGTGGACACCAACTACCAATGCCTGAACATCAAGCAACCCACCAAGGTGGGCGGCAAAGATGTGGACCCGTCCGGGATGCCGATCGTGTTCGCCCTGAATATCGGCGGATATATTTCCTCCTCGCCGAATAATCAGGGCGGCCCTGGTGGCCCCATCGATTCAACGCAGACCCCACCAACCGATAATCCGAGCGGTCCGCCCAACGGTGGTGGTGATGGCGGCGAGGTACCCTCTGGATCCGGCGAACAAATGGCTCGCGGACAGCGCGTTGATGTCGGTGACTACGCCTTGATCAATGGTTTGACTGTGGTTGTACCAGGGGCCCGCGGCCGAGACAATCAAGCCGACGATGGCACTTACTATGGAAAAGCACCCGCAGCCATCGTGGATCTCAAGGCCGCAGTTCGCTATCTCAAGGCCAATGCGGACACCATCCCGGGCAACACCAACCGCATCGTCTCTTCCGGCAGCTCCGCCGGTGGAGCTCTCTCCGTGCTACTCGGCGCCTCGGGCGACAGCGACCTCTATACAAATGACCTCAAAGCCATCGGTGCTGCCGAGACTTCCGACGCTATCCACGCAGCCGCCGGATACTGCCCGATTACAGATCTTGAATACGCTGACGCCGCCTACGCATGGTGCTTCCTAGAAACCAGCGACGAGGCAAAAGAGCTGGCAGAAGCATTCTCGGCCCGCATGAAAGAACTTGGATTAAAGGATTCATCTGGCAAGGAACTCACCGCAGATAACTTGGCAGAACACATCCTGAAGACCCACGTGCAACCGGCCGCGAAACGCTACCTTGAAAATCTCAGCGAGGAAGACCGCGCCACGTATGAGGGCGAAAACTCCTGGGTGAAGGATGACTTCAGTTGGGAAGAATACATCTCCTACGTTGGGCACAAAAAGACCTCTCCAGCCTTTGATAAACCGGATCTCAGTACCGGCGAAAACATCCTTTTCGGCAGCAGTACCGAAAATGCCCGCCACTTCACCGAACGTGGGCAAGGCGGAAAGGTAGAAGACGACGTCCAAGAAGCAGTAATACGCATGAATCCCATGCGATTCCTTGCGGACGAGTACGAAAAGCGCGCCAAGCACTGGTTCCTACGCGTTGGCACAAAGGACTCTGACACCAGCCTCACAATAGTAAGCAATCTTGACTCGTTACTGAGAGGTATCGGAGACTCGGTGGACACCGCTTACTATTGGGATGGCGGCCACGGCGCCAACGAAGATCCAGACAAATTCATCGACTGGGTCAAATCCCTCGGCTAA
- a CDS encoding PrsW family intramembrane metalloprotease: MNRVYQPRSALWWVMLALGVVGYLSYMELMAARVNSAVLAGGMVVLLAPVLCGVVIWHCSQSRPLRPSVASVAFLLGACGATWVAMQGNQAFGFLYYVIPNHAEDWQPAIAGPFTEEWAKSVLILLIAVLCGLRHPVQGFCIGACVGLGFQTAENIFYVARGAVEDPNSDVEGALITAVLRLFTALASHWAFSAFAGVGVMLLLARRWLSGIALVFCGYLCHFLWNTPVEIGNGLGVLALKMLIVDGALFLLVRWMVRADVSQVAGEGRGRCAGDVVPG, from the coding sequence ATGAACCGCGTTTACCAGCCGCGATCCGCGCTGTGGTGGGTGATGCTGGCGTTAGGGGTGGTCGGGTACCTCTCCTATATGGAACTCATGGCCGCGCGGGTGAACTCCGCCGTGCTGGCCGGCGGGATGGTTGTGCTGCTCGCGCCAGTCCTTTGCGGGGTGGTGATCTGGCATTGCTCCCAAAGCCGGCCCTTGCGGCCGAGCGTTGCCAGCGTGGCGTTTCTGCTAGGCGCGTGCGGGGCGACCTGGGTGGCCATGCAAGGCAATCAGGCGTTCGGATTCCTTTATTATGTGATCCCGAACCATGCGGAAGATTGGCAGCCCGCCATCGCTGGGCCGTTTACTGAAGAATGGGCAAAAAGCGTGCTTATCCTGCTAATCGCCGTCCTGTGCGGGCTGCGCCATCCCGTGCAGGGGTTTTGCATCGGGGCCTGCGTCGGGTTGGGTTTCCAGACCGCCGAAAACATTTTCTATGTGGCGCGGGGTGCTGTGGAGGATCCGAACAGCGATGTGGAAGGGGCCCTGATCACCGCCGTGCTGCGGCTCTTTACCGCCCTGGCGTCCCACTGGGCATTTTCCGCCTTCGCTGGGGTGGGCGTGATGTTGCTGCTGGCTCGGCGTTGGTTGAGCGGGATCGCCCTGGTGTTTTGCGGCTACCTGTGCCATTTTCTTTGGAACACCCCCGTGGAGATCGGTAATGGGCTCGGCGTGCTCGCCCTGAAAATGCTCATTGTCGACGGCGCATTGTTCCTGCTAGTCCGTTGGATGGTCCGCGCGGATGTTTCTCAGGTTGCGGGGGAGGGGCGCGGGCGATGCGCAGGCGATGTGGTTCCGGGGTGA
- a CDS encoding globin, protein METFYDTVGGEATFRSIVHHFYQQVRTDDILGPMYPADDWQGAEDRLRMFLAQYWGGPQTYQAERGHPRLRMRHFPFTIDAAARDRWLQLMRNSIDTIDADTLDDAHRAALWDHMERVANMLVNVE, encoded by the coding sequence ATGGAAACCTTCTATGACACGGTCGGCGGCGAGGCAACGTTTCGGAGCATCGTCCACCACTTCTACCAGCAGGTACGCACTGATGACATCTTGGGCCCAATGTATCCGGCGGATGATTGGCAGGGCGCCGAGGACCGCCTCCGCATGTTTCTCGCGCAATATTGGGGCGGCCCGCAGACTTACCAAGCCGAACGCGGTCACCCCCGGCTGCGCATGCGCCACTTCCCGTTTACTATCGACGCCGCGGCCCGCGACCGCTGGCTGCAACTCATGCGCAATTCCATCGACACCATTGACGCTGACACGCTGGATGACGCGCACCGCGCAGCCTTGTGGGATCACATGGAGCGCGTGGCCAATATGCTCGTCAACGTAGAATAA
- a CDS encoding FAD/NAD(P)-binding protein: protein MEIAIIGGGPRGISILERLTAVPPAEPLRIHFIDAMQPGAGEIWRTDQTRILCMNTLAGEVTLFTEPGASVRLPVREGPTLFEWAGGAWPAGSHPERAVYGEYLRWVYAWVLEHLPDHVTVIEHTDRVVRIEGETLELASGRSITASRIVYAGGWLRTEDTPVPRRVAPDNPVDQDYSGIPAGANVLVRGLGMGFFDTMALLTLGRGGRFTEAGGGKLRYVASGRAPRLIVTSRRGYPFLPKPEYGGELPPPAVLANTRRVTRELRDRPSIDFGAEVLPAIMEDARLAYDPQASAAEFAQVLERVAAPWGAPGTLESITELIADGLREDIAEAARGAASPLKSALREIGAARKSITLLGAGGRYTPDSMRSTFKDFMAFARLVGFGPPAFRSRELLALVEAGIVRFAGRAESLSGSFSLRSRDLTQPVHAEYLIEARLPAPDIRRTADPVLRDLLEQGRIRPFCLSNGSPTASIDVEISTGRVIHRDGTVDEALHMAGIPLNTLIGFTTISPVPGTDAPMLQETDRVARSLLGWQG from the coding sequence ATGGAAATCGCCATCATCGGGGGTGGCCCGCGCGGGATCTCCATTTTGGAGCGCCTGACCGCGGTACCGCCCGCCGAGCCCCTCCGCATCCATTTCATCGACGCCATGCAGCCTGGCGCCGGCGAAATCTGGCGCACGGATCAAACACGCATTCTGTGCATGAATACCCTGGCCGGCGAGGTCACGCTGTTTACCGAGCCGGGCGCCTCGGTGCGCTTGCCGGTGCGCGAGGGCCCCACGCTGTTCGAATGGGCGGGCGGCGCCTGGCCCGCCGGGTCGCATCCGGAGCGCGCCGTGTATGGCGAGTATTTGCGCTGGGTCTACGCCTGGGTGCTCGAACACCTGCCCGATCACGTGACGGTGATCGAACATACAGACCGAGTCGTGCGCATCGAAGGCGAGACGCTAGAGCTCGCCAGCGGGCGCAGCATTACCGCCTCCCGCATCGTCTATGCGGGTGGTTGGCTGCGCACTGAAGATACACCGGTGCCGCGGCGCGTGGCACCGGATAATCCGGTGGACCAGGACTATTCCGGCATCCCCGCCGGTGCGAATGTGCTGGTGCGCGGGTTGGGCATGGGTTTCTTTGACACGATGGCGTTGCTGACCCTCGGCCGCGGCGGGCGCTTTACCGAAGCTGGCGGCGGCAAGCTGCGCTATGTGGCGAGCGGGAGGGCACCCAGGCTGATTGTCACCTCGCGGCGGGGCTACCCGTTCCTGCCGAAACCCGAATATGGTGGCGAACTTCCGCCGCCCGCCGTATTGGCCAATACCCGGCGGGTGACGCGGGAGCTGCGGGATCGACCGAGCATCGATTTCGGCGCGGAGGTGCTGCCCGCGATCATGGAGGATGCGCGGCTCGCATACGATCCTCAAGCGAGCGCCGCGGAATTCGCACAGGTATTGGAACGGGTGGCGGCTCCATGGGGTGCCCCGGGAACGCTCGAAAGCATTACCGAATTGATCGCGGATGGGCTGCGTGAGGATATTGCCGAAGCGGCACGTGGCGCGGCCTCACCGTTGAAGTCCGCGCTGCGGGAGATCGGTGCCGCACGGAAGTCCATAACCCTGTTGGGCGCGGGTGGGCGCTACACCCCGGATTCCATGCGCAGCACGTTCAAGGACTTTATGGCCTTTGCACGGCTGGTGGGTTTCGGCCCGCCGGCGTTCCGGAGCCGCGAGCTATTGGCGCTGGTGGAGGCCGGGATCGTAAGGTTCGCGGGCCGCGCGGAATCGCTGAGCGGCAGCTTTAGTTTGCGCTCGCGCGACCTTACTCAGCCGGTGCATGCCGAATATCTGATTGAGGCCCGCCTGCCCGCACCGGATATCCGCCGCACCGCCGACCCCGTGCTTCGGGACCTTTTGGAGCAGGGGCGAATCCGGCCGTTTTGCCTAAGCAATGGTTCGCCAACCGCTTCGATCGATGTTGAAATATCCACCGGGCGGGTTATCCACCGCGATGGGACCGTGGACGAGGCATTGCATATGGCTGGCATACCGCTCAATACGCTGATCGGGTTTACCACCATCAGCCCGGTACCCGGCACGGATGCCCCCATGCTGCAAGAAACCGACCGTGTGGCACGGAGCCTGCTTGGTTGGCAAGGGTGA
- a CDS encoding cystathionine gamma-synthase produces MPGFATSAIHAGYDPDAVGAVNPPIYASTTYVQDGLNQLRAGFEYTRCGNPTTAVLESLIAQLEGGQFGRAFASGMAATDVLLRAVLRPGDHIILGNDAYGGTYRLIDSVFAAWGVEYSVANLSDLDAVAAELRPNTKLIWVETPTNPALGIADIAGIRALASAPTLVVDNTFATPYLQQPLSLGADVVLHSSTKYLGGHSDVVGGLVVTNDAELDEQLAFLQGGAGAIPSPFDAYLTIRGIKTLPVRMAAHCRNAQAIAEYLEGLPQIKQVLYPGLPSCAGHEVARRQMSGFGGMISVRFHSEEAARHFCTNTKLIYLAESLGGVESLLEHPATMTHQSAAGSQLEVPRDLVRISVGIEDLDDLLADITAALPAA; encoded by the coding sequence ATGCCAGGTTTTGCCACCTCCGCCATCCACGCCGGCTACGATCCCGACGCAGTGGGCGCGGTCAACCCGCCCATCTACGCTTCCACGACCTATGTGCAAGATGGTCTGAATCAATTACGCGCGGGTTTTGAGTACACCCGTTGTGGCAATCCCACCACCGCCGTGCTGGAATCCCTGATCGCCCAGCTGGAAGGCGGCCAATTCGGACGTGCATTCGCCTCCGGAATGGCGGCCACCGACGTGTTGCTTCGCGCCGTGCTGCGGCCCGGCGACCATATCATCCTGGGCAACGATGCCTACGGCGGCACCTATCGGCTTATCGACTCCGTCTTTGCAGCCTGGGGCGTGGAATACTCCGTGGCCAACCTTTCCGACCTCGATGCCGTGGCCGCCGAATTGCGCCCCAATACGAAACTAATCTGGGTGGAAACCCCCACCAATCCCGCCCTTGGCATCGCCGATATCGCGGGGATCCGTGCCCTCGCCAGCGCCCCAACCTTGGTGGTGGACAATACCTTTGCCACGCCCTACCTGCAACAACCCCTAAGCTTGGGTGCGGACGTGGTGCTCCACTCGTCGACAAAGTACCTCGGCGGGCACTCCGACGTTGTAGGCGGCTTGGTGGTGACCAACGATGCCGAGCTTGACGAGCAGCTGGCATTCCTGCAGGGCGGCGCCGGTGCGATCCCCAGCCCCTTCGACGCCTATCTGACCATCCGGGGCATTAAAACCCTGCCCGTCCGCATGGCCGCGCATTGCCGCAATGCGCAAGCCATCGCCGAATATCTGGAAGGGCTCCCGCAAATCAAACAAGTGCTCTATCCCGGGTTGCCCTCCTGCGCCGGACACGAGGTGGCGCGCCGCCAAATGAGCGGCTTTGGCGGCATGATCTCCGTGCGCTTCCACTCCGAGGAAGCCGCCCGCCACTTCTGTACCAATACCAAACTCATCTACCTCGCGGAATCCCTCGGCGGCGTCGAATCCCTGCTCGAACATCCCGCGACCATGACCCATCAATCCGCCGCCGGATCCCAGCTGGAAGTCCCCCGTGACCTAGTGCGCATCTCCGTGGGCATCGAGGACCTGGACGACCTCCTCGCGGATATCACCGCCGCGCTCCCCGCGGCTTAG
- a CDS encoding acyl-CoA thioesterase gives MAEATVKSGQVEGGLIHTCKVKLRWSDFDRFGHVNNASYIELAHEARAKFAADGFGDNVFEELPAVYIRRLEVDYLRPILPDTELVEIDTQVTYVGRTSFATTQRVKDRFGKPCCVIICTQVFIDLGTGMPRPIRDDEKAILLRGK, from the coding sequence ATGGCTGAAGCTACCGTAAAGTCTGGGCAAGTTGAAGGTGGTCTGATTCACACCTGCAAGGTGAAGCTACGTTGGTCGGACTTTGATCGCTTTGGTCACGTAAACAATGCTTCCTATATCGAGCTCGCGCACGAGGCCCGGGCGAAGTTCGCGGCCGACGGGTTCGGCGACAATGTGTTCGAGGAGCTGCCGGCGGTGTATATCCGGCGCCTCGAGGTGGATTACCTGCGCCCGATTCTGCCCGATACGGAGCTTGTGGAGATCGACACACAGGTCACCTATGTGGGCAGAACGTCGTTTGCCACCACGCAGCGCGTCAAGGACAGGTTTGGTAAGCCCTGCTGCGTGATCATCTGCACGCAGGTGTTTATTGACCTCGGCACCGGCATGCCGCGCCCCATCCGCGACGATGAAAAAGCCATTCTGTTGCGGGGAAAGTAG